In one window of Leptospira sp. WS92.C1 DNA:
- a CDS encoding peptidoglycan DD-metalloendopeptidase family protein, whose protein sequence is MFENRFQKQNKNRIFLLIGFLILLFSQPILSGSNFGNFGAEVDFIDFGRWTTAPFSYSVSSSFSAEYGGFNLFDSDPSTHWYSSNRPGSEWIIVDFGSKRLINGLEITVPLFRKERAVKKYEIQVLIRDEWRTIFTNQNVELNNFHKLENIDASVLRIHFPDTTDRGIVVSDLKLFLNQRLLNGIEPKLRGYTFPVPGGLLPAMDFQLPNAPRVYRNGVHKGIDIYRKYDTNGQITNLTFQDEAVTPADGTIVRADHSYSPMTLADYEYHTSQSHKGTVTYVEKDFGGRQVWIDHGHGVMTSFNHLSSIRKDIKIGAKIKQGESIGTVGNSGLIEEAKGLTDNTHLHFEIWVDGEFFGNGVAPAQVRKLLQYFFKRNGKE, encoded by the coding sequence ATGTTTGAAAATCGTTTTCAGAAACAAAACAAAAATCGAATTTTTCTCTTGATCGGATTTCTGATTCTGCTTTTTTCTCAGCCGATTTTATCCGGTTCGAATTTCGGAAACTTCGGCGCCGAAGTCGACTTTATCGATTTTGGGAGATGGACAACCGCGCCTTTTAGTTATTCCGTGTCCTCCAGTTTCTCGGCGGAATACGGCGGATTCAACTTATTTGATTCGGATCCGAGCACTCACTGGTATTCCTCCAATCGACCCGGCAGCGAATGGATCATCGTGGACTTCGGCTCCAAACGATTGATCAACGGACTTGAAATCACGGTTCCTCTCTTTCGAAAGGAAAGGGCGGTCAAAAAATACGAGATCCAAGTCCTCATCCGAGACGAGTGGAGAACTATATTCACAAATCAGAATGTGGAATTGAATAATTTTCACAAACTGGAAAATATTGACGCGTCCGTTCTGAGAATCCATTTTCCCGATACTACGGATCGCGGAATCGTAGTAAGCGATCTCAAACTTTTTCTCAATCAAAGACTTTTAAACGGAATCGAGCCCAAACTCCGGGGTTACACGTTTCCGGTTCCGGGGGGACTTCTTCCCGCTATGGATTTTCAGCTTCCAAACGCCCCGCGTGTCTATAGAAACGGAGTTCATAAGGGAATCGATATATATAGAAAATATGATACGAATGGCCAAATCACCAATCTGACCTTTCAGGACGAAGCGGTGACTCCGGCGGATGGAACGATCGTACGTGCGGATCACTCGTATTCTCCGATGACTCTCGCCGATTACGAATATCACACGTCCCAATCCCATAAGGGAACAGTCACCTATGTGGAAAAGGATTTCGGAGGAAGACAGGTGTGGATCGATCACGGTCACGGGGTCATGACCAGCTTCAATCATCTTTCTTCCATTCGAAAAGACATCAAAATCGGAGCAAAAATAAAACAAGGAGAATCGATCGGAACCGTCGGCAATTCGGGACTCATCGAAGAAGCCAAGGGGTTAACGGACAACACACATCTTCACTTCGAAATCTGGGTGGACGGAGAATTTTTCGGAAACGGAGTCGCACCCGCGCAAGTCCGAAAACTGCTTCAATATTTTTTTAAACGAAACGGGAAAGAATAA
- a CDS encoding N-acetylneuraminate synthase family protein, translated as MTFKKEFSIAPKVNVGLDHPPIVVAEIGLNHNNDEEIGKRTIAAAKQAGAQAVKFQSYITEEFIDVHNPNAKILVDIFKKYELSETLHRKFQKVAKDEGLIFFSTPLCVSSLKLLVSLGVPAIKIASGDVTNKTLLKETAKTKLPVILSSGAAELYELNRAISFLEQEGTENLCLLHCISLYPTPPEKANLKVIETFQNLYSLPVGFSDHTSGHIASTVAVSLGACMIEKHFTLDHNLDGPDHGISANPGQLKEVCDSSFLAWKMKGNGEKKPWKEEVDGRFFGRRALYADANGSPIALRPDLTQKEFQYLGSWEIEKAQQLKSSPGKPFHV; from the coding sequence ATGACATTTAAAAAAGAATTTTCAATCGCACCCAAAGTCAACGTCGGCCTTGATCATCCACCGATCGTAGTCGCAGAAATCGGACTCAATCACAACAACGACGAAGAGATCGGAAAAAGAACGATCGCTGCGGCAAAACAAGCAGGGGCTCAAGCAGTCAAATTTCAATCCTATATTACGGAAGAATTCATAGACGTCCACAACCCGAATGCGAAAATCCTAGTCGATATATTCAAAAAGTATGAACTATCCGAAACGCTTCATAGAAAATTTCAGAAAGTCGCGAAAGACGAAGGTCTTATCTTTTTTTCCACGCCGCTTTGTGTAAGTTCCTTAAAGTTGCTTGTAAGTCTCGGAGTTCCCGCGATCAAAATCGCAAGCGGTGATGTGACCAACAAAACACTTTTGAAAGAAACGGCAAAAACAAAACTGCCCGTGATCCTTTCTTCGGGCGCCGCGGAATTGTACGAGCTCAACCGAGCGATCTCATTCTTGGAGCAGGAAGGAACGGAAAATCTCTGTCTATTACATTGTATTTCCTTATATCCGACCCCGCCTGAAAAGGCGAATCTCAAGGTCATTGAAACATTCCAAAACCTTTATAGTCTTCCGGTTGGATTTTCGGATCATACGTCCGGACATATCGCTTCCACAGTTGCCGTTTCCTTGGGCGCATGTATGATCGAAAAACACTTTACCTTGGATCATAATTTGGACGGGCCGGATCACGGGATCTCCGCAAATCCTGGGCAACTCAAAGAGGTTTGTGATTCCTCATTTCTCGCGTGGAAGATGAAAGGAAACGGAGAAAAAAAACCTTGGAAGGAAGAAGTGGACGGAAGATTTTTTGGAAGAAGAGCCTTGTATGCGGACGCAAACGGTTCTCCGATTGCGCTTCGACCGGATCTAACGCAAAAGGAATTTCAATATTTGGGTTCTTGGGAAATCGAAAAAGCCCAACAACTCAAATCTTCTCCAGGCAAACCGTTTCATGTTTGA